A window of the bacterium genome harbors these coding sequences:
- a CDS encoding 4-hydroxy-3-methylbut-2-enyl diphosphate reductase produces the protein MTSTPEPQTGTYFQKGLGLKAFAQEQLTRDYHSRVVEYLRRHDHVLRAGNLQFHLAKEFGFCYGVERAVEYAYQAREKFPDRRIFLTGEIIHNPHVNRRMLAMKIGFLSGQYGQGNDFGMLQPEDVVILPAFGVTIQEFQQLSAIGCILVDTTCGSVLNVWKRVEQYARDGFTAVIHGKYAHEETRATSSQAMKYAAGRYLVVRDMAEIEEVCAFIAGRRSREDLLARFSAAISPGFDPDRDLVKVGVANQTTMLSSESLAIAERLKAAMIEKYGAAEIEQHFRNFDTICSATQDRQDAVLELVKNHRLDLMLVIGGYNSSNTNHLVEIAGHNTRAYHIDDAGCLVDAHTLRHKPVGQPAEIAATNWLPAGELRIGLTAGASTPNNKIGETIARLAQLRGFNLEDWMID, from the coding sequence ATGACCTCGACGCCGGAGCCGCAAACCGGGACTTATTTTCAGAAAGGACTTGGCCTCAAGGCCTTCGCGCAGGAGCAGTTGACGCGCGACTATCACAGCCGGGTGGTGGAATATCTACGCCGCCACGATCACGTGTTGCGCGCCGGCAATCTGCAATTTCATCTTGCCAAGGAGTTCGGTTTTTGCTACGGCGTTGAGCGCGCCGTCGAATACGCCTATCAAGCGCGCGAAAAATTCCCCGACCGCCGCATTTTTCTCACTGGTGAGATCATTCACAATCCTCACGTCAACCGGCGCATGCTCGCAATGAAAATCGGTTTTCTGAGCGGGCAATACGGCCAGGGCAACGATTTCGGCATGCTGCAACCGGAGGATGTCGTCATCCTGCCCGCCTTCGGTGTCACCATACAGGAATTCCAGCAGCTCTCGGCGATCGGCTGCATCCTGGTGGACACCACTTGCGGCTCGGTGTTGAACGTTTGGAAACGGGTGGAACAATACGCCCGCGACGGCTTCACCGCGGTGATTCACGGCAAGTATGCGCATGAGGAAACCCGCGCCACCAGCAGCCAGGCGATGAAATATGCCGCCGGCCGCTATCTCGTGGTGCGTGACATGGCGGAGATCGAGGAAGTGTGCGCCTTCATCGCCGGCCGCCGCTCGCGCGAGGATTTGCTGGCGCGTTTCAGCGCTGCGATTTCGCCGGGCTTCGATCCCGATCGCGATCTCGTCAAAGTCGGCGTCGCCAATCAAACCACCATGCTCTCCAGCGAATCGCTGGCGATTGCCGAGCGCCTCAAGGCCGCGATGATCGAAAAATACGGCGCCGCCGAAATCGAACAGCACTTCCGCAACTTCGATACGATTTGCAGCGCCACCCAAGACCGCCAGGACGCGGTGCTGGAGCTGGTGAAAAACCACCGCCTCGATCTCATGCTCGTCATCGGCGGCTACAACAGCAGCAACACCAATCATCTCGTCGAGATCGCCGGGCACAACACCCGCGCGTATCACATCGATGATGCCGGCTGCCTGGTGGATGCGCACACCCTCCGCCACAAACCCGTGGGCCAGCCCGCCGAAATTGCCGCAACCAACTGGCTGCCGGCCGGCGAGTTGAGAATCGGATTGACTGCCGGCGCCTCCACGCCCAACAACAAGATCGGCGAAACCATCGCGCGCCTGGCGCAATTGCGCGGCTTCAACCTCGAGGACTGGATGATTGACTGA
- a CDS encoding IMPACT family protein — MTETARPSYTIAAACEAELRVKDSRFVAWLAPAQSREQAEALIAGRAQQFAEARHNCHAFRLGLGEQLLAHSSDAQEPSGSAGRPMLQALAAHRLTNLVAVVSRYFGGTKLGIGGLMRAYSGAVQAAIARATLVPSHPRICLRLNYAYHHSAAVEKALHQYDVETLQSDFGAAISRLVAIRQELAPLFRTSLSDWSGGRVQIQSAGDPALQ; from the coding sequence TTGACTGAGACGGCGCGACCGAGCTACACGATTGCCGCGGCCTGCGAAGCCGAGTTGCGGGTGAAAGACTCGCGCTTTGTCGCCTGGCTGGCGCCCGCGCAATCCCGCGAGCAAGCCGAGGCACTGATTGCCGGCCGCGCGCAGCAATTCGCCGAGGCCCGCCATAATTGCCACGCCTTTCGCCTCGGCTTGGGCGAACAGTTGCTGGCGCACAGCAGCGACGCGCAGGAGCCTTCCGGCAGCGCCGGCAGGCCGATGTTGCAGGCGCTGGCCGCGCACCGGCTCACCAATCTCGTTGCCGTCGTATCGAGATACTTTGGCGGCACCAAGCTCGGCATCGGCGGTTTGATGCGCGCTTACAGCGGCGCAGTGCAGGCCGCTATTGCGCGCGCCACCCTGGTGCCGTCGCATCCCCGCATTTGCCTGCGCCTGAACTACGCCTATCACCACTCCGCGGCGGTGGAAAAAGCCCTGCATCAATATGATGTCGAAACTCTGCAAAGTGATTTTGGCGCTGCGATCAGCCGCCTGGTCGCGATTCGCCAAGAACTGGCGCCATTATTCCGCACCAGCCTGAGCGACTGGAGCGGCGGTCGCGTGCAGATTCAATCAGCAGGAGACCCCGCTTTGCAGTGA
- a CDS encoding T9SS type A sorting domain-containing protein, with protein sequence FTPSDAGAGTHTITYSFTDGNSCTNIASQNIVVNPLPAVTFDPAGPFLVTDAPADLSSAVSPAGGSFAGPGISGTMFDPSVAGVGTHTVTYSFTDGNSCTNSASQNIAVNPVAPPADDAFVLLANKITLQQTKQATPSGRIHSNGALTIEKGSPSAYNSDLTAIGKITISKNNLINGNVTSPLPVANAGVINGTLTLGPVDFEALPSLSYSAGGPSHFVPSNGTLTLLPGSYHHVVLNSFSTLKLSSGDYFFTALRYNGSTTTTAVLEIDLSSGEPITLNVVSNLYLGHEVAMRLLPNGEGDSELVTINTRQSSLTLGREAYLLGTFNAPQAKAVLEKNSQLRGALRANEILVARDCLFLHHDSPGSLPGPGDLPKPSLEEEEVSSDQSAVISYQLEQNYPNPFNPSTVISFQLPARGEVKLVIYNLSGQLMRTLVEGVYEMGKYEVMWDGKNESGENVASGVYLYVIKAGEFTAQRKLVLMR encoded by the coding sequence CTTCACGCCGAGCGACGCCGGCGCCGGCACGCACACGATCACGTATTCCTTCACCGACGGCAACAGTTGCACGAACATCGCGAGCCAGAATATCGTCGTGAATCCGCTGCCGGCAGTGACGTTCGATCCCGCCGGGCCGTTCCTCGTGACAGATGCGCCGGCAGATCTTTCCTCTGCCGTCTCCCCTGCGGGCGGATCTTTTGCCGGGCCGGGGATTTCGGGAACGATGTTCGATCCCAGCGTTGCCGGAGTCGGCACGCACACGGTGACCTATTCTTTCACCGACGGCAACAGTTGCACGAACAGCGCCAGCCAGAACATTGCCGTCAATCCCGTGGCGCCGCCGGCGGACGACGCGTTCGTCTTGCTCGCCAACAAGATCACGCTGCAACAAACCAAGCAAGCCACGCCCAGCGGCAGGATCCATTCGAATGGCGCGCTGACCATCGAGAAAGGCTCGCCGAGCGCGTATAACTCCGATCTGACGGCAATCGGAAAGATCACCATCTCCAAAAACAATCTCATCAACGGCAACGTGACTTCGCCGCTGCCCGTAGCCAACGCCGGTGTGATCAACGGCACGCTCACGCTCGGCCCGGTTGATTTTGAGGCGTTGCCGAGCTTGAGTTACTCCGCCGGCGGGCCGAGCCATTTCGTGCCGAGCAACGGCACGCTCACCCTGTTGCCGGGCTCTTACCATCATGTGGTGCTCAACAGCTTCAGCACGCTCAAGCTCAGCAGCGGCGATTACTTTTTCACCGCACTGCGCTACAACGGCAGCACGACCACCACTGCCGTGCTCGAAATCGATTTGAGCAGCGGCGAGCCGATCACGCTCAATGTCGTGAGCAACCTCTATCTGGGCCATGAAGTGGCCATGCGGCTGCTGCCCAATGGCGAGGGCGACAGCGAGTTGGTCACGATCAACACGCGGCAGAGCAGCCTCACCCTCGGCCGCGAAGCCTATCTGCTCGGCACGTTCAATGCGCCGCAGGCCAAAGCCGTGCTGGAAAAGAACAGCCAGTTGCGCGGCGCGTTGCGCGCCAACGAGATTCTTGTGGCGCGTGATTGCCTGTTCCTGCATCACGATTCGCCGGGTTCCTTGCCGGGGCCGGGGGATTTGCCGAAGCCGTCTCTTGAGGAAGAAGAAGTGAGCAGTGATCAGTCCGCGGTGATCAGTTATCAGTTGGAGCAAAATTATCCGAACCCGTTCAATCCGAGCACCGTGATCAGTTTTCAGTTGCCAGCACGCGGAGAGGTGAAGCTGGTGATTTACAACCTGAGCGGTCAACTCATGCGCACTTTGGTTGAAGGCGTGTACGAAATGGGCAAATATGAAGTGATGTGGGATGGCAAAAACGAGTCCGGCGAGAACGTGGCGAGCGGGGTGTATCTGTACGTGATCAAGGCCGGGGAATTTACCGCGCAGCGGAAGCTGGTTTTGATGAGGTGA